Genomic DNA from Mycobacterium stomatepiae:
GGCCGACGGCGCGCAGCTGCGCGAGGTATGCGTCATCCTGTGCGGTGGTGGCAGTCGCTGGCGCCGCGCTACCAACCAGCGCGGCGCCGGCCACCATGGCGATTGCGAGTCTGGCGAGCCAGCGAGGTGAGGGCATTCGATTCCCGTCTGTTCTCTTGGCGTTAGCAAGGGCGCCGGTGGCGGCAAAGCTGCACAGATAAGGAGAATAGCGAACGGCGGGCAACGCAGCGGCGCAAATGACAACGTGTCGAGTGCTCACCGCGCCAACCAGGGGCGGCCGATCCCGGGCTGCCAGGCCGACGCAGCTTGTCTTGACAACGTCGATAGCCAGCCAGGGAAATGGTCACTATGACCGGACGGCCGTACAGCGGGAGAGGTTATTCGCCCAATCCCGAATTCCTCACCCCGGTTGGTCATGACGGGGCATCGTCGCCGAGGAATACCGGCACGCCGGTCCTAGCCAACTCGGATCCACGCTTCGGGCAAACCATCCGCGAACACGGGTCCGCGACCCCGGAAAAGCACGTGGCTGTAGCGTGACGGCCGTGAACTTTCTCCGGGTGTACTCCTCGATCGTGTTCGCGGCCTGTGTCGCGGCAACCGTGCTGTTGCTCGCTGGAGCGGGCACCGCAACCGCGGCGGGCTCGTGCCCAACGGCGGCAGCGCCGGCTGGTGGAACTCCTGATTGGACGCTGGCCGGGACCACCGGCAGCATCGCAGTCATCGGGCCCACCGACACGACCGCCCCGCGCGTGACCGTGACGGCGCCGTTCAGTGTGAACCAGACCCAGGTGCACACCCTGCATGCCGGAGACGGACCGGTGGTCTCGCCCACTGCCAAGGTTTCCGTCTGCTACATGGGCGTCAACGGGCGTGACGGTTCCGTGTTCGACAGCAGCTTCGACCGGGGCGCCCCGGTCGACTTCCCGCTCACTGGAGTCGTGACCGGCTTCCAGAAGGCCATCGCCGGGCAGAAGGTCGGCTCGACCGTCGCCGTCGCGATGGTCCCGGCGGATGGCTACCCCGAGGGGCAGCCCAGCGCCGGAATCCGGCCGGGCGACTCGCTGATCTTCGCGATCAAAATCCTCAGCGCCGCGGGCTGATCCGTCGCTATCGCGGGAACAGATACGCGATCAGGCTGAGAACGAGCGCCGCGATCCCCGAAATTCCAGCGACGACGGTCCAGGTATCCCTGCGAGGGCGGCGGGCGAGGACGACCAATTTGGAAAATCCGCGCGTGGCGCGGGTGGAGCGCACGAACAGATACGAGCACAGTGCGATCAACAAGAACGCCGTGCGAAGAGACCAGTGCGCCATCGAGTGTCGGCCTGCGTGGAAAAAGAAGCCGGCAGCGAAAAACGTAGCTGCCCCGCCGAGCAGCGCAATCGGCAGCGAACGAAGCCAGTTGGCCGCAAGGTAGGTCAGCGAGCTGCGATCGGGCAAGCTGGCCCAGTACTGAACCAGCGACGATTGGCGCTGAAGCGACGTCTCCCCGACAGCCTCGACTATGTTGCGGTAGTAGCGGCTCAGCCAAATGGTCAAGGTCGAACCGTCGCCGTA
This window encodes:
- a CDS encoding FKBP-type peptidyl-prolyl cis-trans isomerase — protein: MTAVNFLRVYSSIVFAACVAATVLLLAGAGTATAAGSCPTAAAPAGGTPDWTLAGTTGSIAVIGPTDTTAPRVTVTAPFSVNQTQVHTLHAGDGPVVSPTAKVSVCYMGVNGRDGSVFDSSFDRGAPVDFPLTGVVTGFQKAIAGQKVGSTVAVAMVPADGYPEGQPSAGIRPGDSLIFAIKILSAAG